One part of the Saprospiraceae bacterium genome encodes these proteins:
- a CDS encoding DUF983 domain-containing protein has protein sequence MKSKLASIFSLNCPACRTGDLFPNKSLFFDFSFKMHTRCLHCNESFVREPGFYYGAMFISYIFSAFFSLLFAGILIIGLKIDWHYALFLLTLVLILSFAYLFKVSRSIWIHLFVPFKHKPSKAKEEVLE, from the coding sequence TTGAAATCAAAATTAGCTTCCATCTTTAGCCTAAATTGCCCAGCTTGTAGAACAGGAGACTTGTTTCCAAATAAAAGTTTATTTTTTGATTTTAGCTTTAAAATGCACACCCGGTGCCTGCATTGCAATGAATCCTTTGTAAGGGAACCTGGATTTTATTACGGTGCAATGTTTATTTCTTATATTTTTTCTGCTTTTTTTAGTTTGCTATTTGCAGGTATATTGATCATTGGCTTGAAGATCGACTGGCACTATGCTTTGTTCCTATTAACCCTGGTGCTTATACTTAGCTTTGCATATTTATTTAAGGTATCCAGATCTATATGGATCCACTTATTTGTACCGTTTAAACACAAACCATCAAAAGCTAAGGAAGAGGTGCTTGAATAA
- a CDS encoding DUF2207 domain-containing protein → MIKKTSLFTGFLLFCNILLSQDFFYIKDYFVDLKLDKNGDLAVTELIQVYFNSERHGLIREIPLIYKIKSDDSGEFLDDYFNHEVFIKDIQVKDYKFNSQYSQNGIKIKIGDKKIFVNGDQTYEISYLIQNALLTKNGKTELYWNLIGDFWDEEILHAGFKLTLPKEVRLDAQSFNIKTGAYGSTSTDVRSNFQNNIIEGESLIPLGNRSGMTISVLIPEGVIASYPFYKIWFYHFKFLILPILMLFSFFYAWWKHGKDTRLADMVAYLPPKNMDSALAGFAIDIKSNQRDALSLIPYFGSLGYLKIEHEQKKGLFSSDEMTFIKLKELSSDAPAHQKIFFNGLFECGDRVKLSLLKDTFYTTLISTLSAINDAVMNSDYFTKKSVQIYWNSIWLIILTAVLNGVYCFFSGRFLFLAISILLAIILVLFAYLLLKRSESGDESFKEIKGFRKFIRLAEKSKLEFLTKEDPSYFDKTLPYAVAFNCVDEWCGKFNGLAIEPPQWYVSNVPFYNTMHGFNMSAFNESMTSSLSEMRTVMSSQPSSSGSFGSSGGGGGSFSGGGFGGGGGSSW, encoded by the coding sequence ATGATAAAAAAAACTAGCCTTTTTACAGGCTTTCTGTTGTTTTGCAACATTCTGTTAAGTCAGGATTTCTTTTATATCAAAGATTATTTTGTCGATTTGAAGTTGGATAAGAATGGGGATTTAGCGGTCACAGAACTCATTCAAGTATATTTCAATTCCGAAAGGCATGGCTTGATAAGAGAAATTCCATTAATTTACAAAATAAAATCTGACGATTCCGGAGAGTTCTTGGATGATTATTTTAATCATGAAGTTTTTATAAAGGATATTCAGGTTAAAGATTATAAATTTAACAGTCAATATTCACAAAATGGCATTAAGATTAAAATAGGTGATAAGAAAATATTCGTAAATGGTGATCAGACCTATGAAATTTCTTATTTAATTCAAAATGCATTGCTTACTAAAAATGGCAAAACTGAATTATATTGGAATCTGATTGGAGATTTTTGGGATGAAGAAATTCTACATGCTGGTTTTAAACTAACATTACCGAAAGAGGTACGACTGGATGCGCAAAGTTTCAATATTAAAACGGGTGCATATGGATCTACAAGTACTGATGTACGATCTAATTTCCAAAATAATATTATTGAAGGCGAGTCTTTAATCCCATTAGGCAATAGAAGTGGAATGACCATTTCCGTTTTAATACCAGAAGGTGTCATTGCGAGCTATCCATTTTATAAAATATGGTTCTATCATTTCAAGTTTTTAATCCTTCCAATTTTAATGTTGTTTAGTTTTTTTTATGCTTGGTGGAAACATGGAAAAGACACAAGATTAGCAGATATGGTTGCTTATTTACCGCCAAAAAATATGGATTCTGCTTTAGCTGGTTTTGCAATAGACATTAAATCAAATCAACGGGACGCCTTATCACTCATTCCATATTTTGGATCCTTAGGATATTTAAAAATTGAACATGAGCAAAAAAAAGGACTTTTTTCAAGTGATGAAATGACTTTTATAAAATTAAAAGAATTGTCATCAGATGCACCTGCACACCAAAAAATATTCTTTAACGGACTTTTTGAATGTGGAGATCGTGTGAAGTTAAGTTTGTTAAAAGACACTTTCTATACAACCCTTATTAGTACATTAAGTGCCATCAATGATGCAGTCATGAATTCTGATTATTTTACAAAAAAATCAGTTCAGATCTATTGGAATTCCATTTGGTTGATAATTCTTACAGCTGTTTTGAATGGGGTTTATTGTTTTTTTTCAGGTCGTTTTCTATTTCTTGCAATTTCTATCCTTTTAGCTATCATATTAGTTTTATTTGCCTATTTATTGTTGAAGAGATCTGAAAGTGGCGATGAATCATTTAAGGAGATCAAAGGCTTCCGAAAATTTATACGGCTAGCCGAAAAATCAAAACTTGAATTTTTAACAAAAGAAGATCCCAGTTATTTTGATAAGACTTTACCCTATGCTGTAGCATTTAATTGCGTTGATGAATGGTGTGGTAAATTTAATGGCCTTGCTATAGAACCACCGCAATGGTATGTTTCAAATGTTCCGTTTTATAATACGATGCATGGATTTAATATGTCTGCTTTTAACGAAAGCATGACCTCTTCGCTAAGCGAAATGAGGACTGTAATGTCAAGTCAACCATCATCCAGTGGATCCTTTGGCAGCAGTGGAGGCGGCGGCGGATCATTTTCTGGCGGAGGATTTGGCGGAGGTGGTGGAAGTAGTTGGTAA
- a CDS encoding LemA family protein codes for MLIVLGVLVFIAIFLYNGLVSAKNAVMDAWSNIDVALKKRYDLIPNLVNTVKGYAAHETGTFERVIAARNAALSVPKGDINGQIAADQTLTASLRQVFALAESYPDLKANTNFLQLQGNLNEIETNLENSRRYYNATVRENNNKVEGFPGVLLARSFGFLTFDFFETDEQSRQNVTVQF; via the coding sequence ATGCTTATCGTTTTAGGAGTTTTAGTATTCATTGCCATTTTTCTTTACAATGGACTTGTCAGTGCTAAAAATGCTGTAATGGATGCCTGGAGCAACATTGATGTAGCTTTAAAGAAGCGTTATGATTTGATACCAAATCTGGTAAATACAGTAAAAGGTTATGCAGCCCATGAAACGGGAACATTTGAAAGAGTGATCGCTGCTAGAAATGCAGCCTTAAGTGTACCAAAAGGAGATATCAACGGTCAGATTGCTGCAGATCAAACTTTAACCGCAAGTTTAAGACAAGTATTTGCTTTAGCAGAGAGTTATCCAGATTTAAAAGCTAACACGAATTTCCTTCAATTACAAGGAAATCTTAATGAAATTGAAACAAATCTAGAAAATAGTCGTCGATATTATAATGCGACCGTTCGCGAAAACAATAATAAGGTAGAAGGATTTCCTGGGGTTTTACTTGCCCGTAGTTTTGGTTTTCTAACGTTTGATTTCTTTGAAACAGACGAGCAAAGTCGGCAAAATGTGACTGTTCAATTTTAA
- a CDS encoding TonB-dependent receptor: protein MLLFLVGFWTIQPESLIAQECKISISGSITDPHENLLLEFASVYMEESNQYAETDSNGFYFIKNICPGAYHLIINHIGCETQKLFVHITKDTIIHIELEHHAHFLQSVTVKSNRNRSESATQNTIKSNELNKEAGKPLASILEIIPGVYSIKNGSGIAKPVIHGLTGNRVSILNNGIVQAGQQWGSDHAPEIDPFIAQQITVIKGVDVIAYGGNSLGGLILMEPGPIDKDPHFHGSTQVNYQTNGNQIYLASKVEQSTPVFDWRLTAGIKRSGDHKSPEYYLTNTGMKEYSSSIEWNKDKPGKFQHHIYYSLFHSEPGILRGSHIGNLTDLQSAIGAQIPYFTKDHFSYRIESPRQSVTHHLLKLNHQWTRKNQFHEIVYAAQLNHRKEFDVRRGSRSDIPSLDLLLQSYVTEYKSRINLNQQEINYGIQYKFTYNRNQPGTGIFPLIPDYLLHNEGVFMNWKYHFENTSLELGSRYDLSQLNVDYYSTSGVKTIQNANHLFKHFSLAGGIKYNAHNFWNIRFNGGITQRSPEVNELYSYGLHQAVAGIEEGNKELKNEHALKLILTNTISLGSFFNMELSTYYQAIRDFIYLEPQKEFRLTIRGAFPLFLYKQTDARIYGLDALFRIEFNSKLQWVIQYSYLNGYDFKNHRGLVYMPPNQFGSSLFYHLKSIGRFKNVKFEMQGKYVFEQLNLETNQELLIAPPAYFLISPSIETEIKLFSKKFKINAQVENLLNRNYRDYLNRLRYFAAEEGINFRLNLKMEF, encoded by the coding sequence ATGCTACTATTTCTGGTTGGATTCTGGACGATTCAACCAGAATCTTTAATTGCTCAAGAATGTAAAATTTCAATTTCAGGGAGCATTACAGATCCGCATGAAAATCTGTTACTAGAATTTGCATCTGTCTATATGGAGGAATCCAATCAATATGCTGAAACAGATTCAAATGGCTTCTATTTTATAAAAAATATTTGTCCGGGAGCATATCATCTGATTATCAATCATATTGGATGTGAGACACAAAAATTATTTGTTCACATTACGAAAGATACCATCATTCATATTGAATTGGAGCATCACGCACATTTTCTGCAAAGTGTGACTGTAAAAAGTAATAGAAACCGATCAGAATCGGCTACCCAAAATACAATTAAGTCAAATGAATTGAATAAAGAAGCTGGCAAACCTTTGGCATCTATTCTCGAAATAATTCCCGGAGTATATTCAATTAAAAATGGGTCTGGTATTGCGAAACCAGTTATCCATGGGCTTACCGGAAATCGGGTTAGCATTTTAAATAATGGAATCGTTCAAGCAGGTCAGCAATGGGGATCTGACCATGCGCCTGAAATTGATCCTTTCATAGCGCAACAAATTACAGTTATTAAAGGGGTAGATGTTATTGCTTACGGTGGAAATAGTTTAGGTGGTTTGATATTGATGGAACCTGGACCCATTGATAAAGATCCACACTTTCATGGTAGTACCCAGGTTAATTATCAAACAAATGGCAACCAGATTTATTTGGCTTCCAAAGTGGAACAATCTACACCAGTTTTTGATTGGCGATTGACTGCAGGAATTAAGCGAAGTGGTGATCATAAATCTCCTGAATACTATTTAACAAACACTGGTATGAAGGAATATAGCAGCTCGATAGAATGGAATAAAGACAAGCCCGGTAAATTTCAACACCATATATATTATAGTCTCTTTCATTCTGAACCAGGTATTCTTAGAGGATCCCATATTGGGAATTTAACAGATCTACAGTCCGCTATAGGAGCGCAAATACCTTACTTTACAAAAGATCATTTTTCCTATCGAATTGAATCTCCAAGACAATCTGTAACACATCATTTGTTAAAATTGAATCATCAATGGACTCGTAAAAATCAGTTTCATGAAATCGTTTATGCAGCCCAGCTTAATCACCGAAAAGAATTTGATGTGCGCCGCGGTTCCCGCTCTGATATTCCATCTTTAGATTTATTATTGCAATCGTATGTTACTGAGTATAAAAGCAGAATTAACTTAAATCAACAGGAAATCAATTACGGAATCCAATACAAATTTACTTATAATCGAAACCAACCAGGCACTGGTATTTTTCCATTAATACCAGATTATCTATTGCATAATGAAGGTGTCTTCATGAATTGGAAATATCATTTTGAAAATACATCGCTTGAACTAGGAAGTCGTTACGACCTAAGTCAATTAAATGTTGATTATTATAGCACAAGTGGTGTAAAAACAATTCAAAATGCCAATCATTTGTTCAAACATTTTTCACTTGCCGGAGGCATAAAATATAATGCTCATAATTTCTGGAATATCCGATTTAATGGTGGAATTACCCAACGTTCTCCAGAGGTAAATGAACTTTACAGTTATGGACTCCATCAAGCTGTTGCTGGCATTGAAGAAGGGAATAAAGAATTAAAGAATGAACATGCATTAAAATTAATTTTAACAAATACAATCTCTTTAGGAAGCTTTTTCAACATGGAGCTAAGCACTTATTATCAGGCTATCCGGGATTTCATATATTTAGAACCTCAAAAAGAATTTAGGTTAACGATCAGAGGAGCCTTCCCACTATTTTTATATAAACAAACGGATGCCAGAATTTATGGTCTTGATGCTTTATTTCGAATTGAATTTAATTCCAAATTACAATGGGTCATCCAATATTCTTATTTGAATGGTTATGATTTTAAAAATCACCGCGGGCTCGTTTATATGCCCCCCAATCAATTCGGATCTTCTTTGTTCTATCATCTAAAATCGATTGGCCGTTTTAAAAATGTCAAATTTGAAATGCAAGGTAAATATGTATTTGAACAATTAAATTTAGAAACGAACCAAGAGTTATTAATCGCCCCACCAGCCTATTTCTTAATCAGTCCATCGATTGAAACTGAAATAAAATTATTTTCTAAAAAATTTAAAATAAATGCTCAAGTGGAAAATTTACTTAATAGGAATTACAGAGATTATTTAAACCGCCTTCGTTATTTTGCAGCGGAAGAAGGTATTAATTTTAGATTAAATCTTAAAATGGAGTTTTGA
- a CDS encoding type 1 periplasmic binding fold superfamily protein produces the protein MKKINLKNILVLSVFLLMIPFSCSKDPIINESELITTVYYSMHSTTSNDSVVLSFRDLDGDGGQVPTIIGGKLKSNASYNCTLLLLNESVNPIDSITLEILQEANDHQFFLTPSNSLNVTAMYNDTDTNGFPIGQKSILQTGEASQGSLTITLRHLPNKNAVGVKDGKIENAGGETDIELQFDLIIE, from the coding sequence ATGAAAAAAATAAATTTAAAAAATATACTCGTTTTATCAGTCTTTCTCCTAATGATTCCGTTTTCATGTTCTAAAGATCCCATTATAAATGAATCGGAGTTAATTACAACAGTATATTATAGTATGCATTCCACTACAAGCAATGATAGCGTCGTATTAAGTTTTAGAGATCTTGATGGTGATGGAGGACAGGTACCAACGATAATTGGAGGAAAACTAAAATCAAATGCAAGCTACAATTGCACATTGTTACTTTTAAATGAATCCGTGAATCCAATAGATTCTATTACCCTAGAAATTCTTCAGGAAGCGAATGATCATCAATTTTTTCTGACTCCTTCAAATTCACTAAATGTAACTGCAATGTATAATGATACCGATACCAATGGTTTTCCTATTGGGCAAAAATCAATACTGCAAACAGGGGAAGCTAGTCAGGGATCTCTTACCATCACGCTGAGGCACTTACCAAATAAAAACGCAGTTGGTGTCAAAGATGGTAAAATTGAGAATGCTGGCGGTGAAACGGATATTGAATTACAGTTTGATCTGATTATTGAATGA
- a CDS encoding T9SS type A sorting domain-containing protein — MKAAYLRLNACIWLLLTSFCWCDKLIANDLSFFLECPPSVTINCYDDVSNLDKWGIAYVWSNNKRTPAPAPVKIIYNTNACGIGTITRYWEVEDPYWVIQKCNQVITIIGGTTFAYADINWPPAYTIDGCNPSTDPRILPTPYNYPTFNKLKCSQPMYSYKDSKFTVSDGCMKVLREWHVIDWCQYKPNAYPAVGSWYYTQVIKLIVSDSTAKLICPLDTILDSKVNCKGTYVKLDSAKAISKCGFILTIRNTSPYSKNIGPDASGDYPLGTTEFYFIAEYGCGKEIKCKVKVTVRNKIGPIPYCLNGLITALMPIDTNRDGKPDDGMIEIWAKDFNLGSYHPCGYKNLKYSFSADTNFKSKVFTCADLGKNEVQMWVTDSLGNQSFCKTYLEVQNNNANIPDCKRKDSIQTTIVVAGLVSDGQNVSLPDVKVLLKMKSTFQIVPRIDFIIKTRYDTIVTTRGLKFYVKHNDTTFITKYDTIQNQWQKENVSLKDGSFGFKDLIKAQDYFLSFSKRELSSKGININDAIVLLKHISGTTTLTDPLKIIAADINVDGVVNDTDFDLLYEIILGTIPYDYLTSQWRFIPKGFVFKNPLNPFADNFESITEIRSIISSKLHMDYTAIKVGELDGIVSGIDDNILHHRNSIILSERNDKFELVNVYPNPVMDDPVNFQLNIKQATQIQVEWFDAQGNILRTNTRSFDKGFQVWEQSVNGFPSTGIFFYRISDGFHFKYGKITRSE; from the coding sequence ATGAAAGCTGCCTATTTAAGGCTGAATGCTTGCATTTGGCTGTTATTGACTTCGTTTTGCTGGTGTGATAAACTAATCGCAAACGACCTTAGTTTTTTTCTGGAATGCCCTCCTTCCGTAACTATTAATTGTTATGATGATGTTTCCAATCTTGATAAGTGGGGAATTGCTTATGTGTGGTCTAATAATAAAAGGACTCCCGCACCCGCTCCAGTAAAAATAATCTATAATACGAATGCATGTGGAATTGGGACCATCACAAGATATTGGGAGGTAGAAGATCCTTATTGGGTCATCCAAAAATGTAATCAAGTAATTACAATAATTGGAGGGACCACATTTGCTTATGCTGATATTAATTGGCCTCCTGCTTATACTATTGATGGATGTAATCCGAGTACAGATCCTCGTATTTTGCCGACTCCGTACAACTATCCAACTTTTAATAAGTTAAAATGCAGTCAACCAATGTATTCTTACAAGGATAGTAAGTTTACAGTTTCAGATGGTTGTATGAAAGTTCTGCGGGAATGGCATGTTATCGATTGGTGTCAATATAAACCCAATGCTTATCCGGCGGTTGGTTCCTGGTATTACACTCAGGTAATTAAATTGATTGTTTCAGATTCTACAGCAAAATTAATTTGTCCATTAGATACAATCCTGGATTCAAAGGTAAATTGCAAAGGAACCTATGTAAAACTTGATTCTGCAAAAGCTATTTCTAAGTGTGGTTTCATTCTTACGATTCGAAATACATCTCCGTATTCAAAAAACATAGGTCCGGATGCTAGTGGAGATTATCCTTTAGGCACAACCGAGTTTTATTTTATCGCAGAATATGGATGCGGTAAAGAAATTAAGTGTAAGGTTAAAGTAACTGTTCGAAATAAAATCGGACCAATTCCTTATTGTTTAAATGGATTAATTACGGCTTTAATGCCAATCGACACCAATAGAGACGGTAAGCCTGATGATGGAATGATTGAAATTTGGGCTAAAGATTTTAATTTAGGTTCATATCATCCCTGCGGATATAAAAATTTGAAATATTCATTTTCAGCGGATACAAATTTTAAATCAAAAGTTTTCACCTGTGCTGATTTGGGAAAAAATGAGGTTCAAATGTGGGTGACAGATTCTTTGGGTAATCAATCATTTTGTAAGACATACCTCGAAGTACAAAATAATAATGCTAATATTCCTGATTGTAAACGAAAAGATAGTATCCAAACAACCATAGTGGTTGCTGGTTTAGTTTCAGATGGTCAAAATGTATCCTTGCCAGATGTTAAGGTCCTATTAAAAATGAAATCTACATTTCAAATTGTACCAAGAATAGATTTTATTATAAAAACTCGATATGACACCATTGTAACAACTCGCGGACTCAAGTTTTATGTTAAACATAATGATACCACGTTTATAACAAAATATGATACCATTCAAAATCAATGGCAAAAGGAAAACGTATCTTTAAAAGATGGTTCTTTTGGATTTAAGGATCTAATAAAAGCTCAAGATTATTTTTTAAGTTTTTCAAAGCGAGAATTAAGTTCAAAAGGAATTAATATTAACGATGCTATTGTGTTATTAAAGCATATTTCAGGCACAACTACATTGACGGATCCATTGAAAATAATAGCAGCAGATATAAATGTAGATGGTGTTGTCAATGATACTGACTTCGATTTATTGTATGAGATTATATTGGGTACAATTCCTTATGATTATTTGACAAGCCAATGGAGGTTTATTCCTAAAGGTTTTGTATTTAAGAATCCTTTAAATCCATTTGCTGATAATTTTGAAAGTATAACTGAAATTCGTTCGATTATAAGTTCTAAGTTGCATATGGATTATACAGCCATTAAAGTTGGTGAGTTGGATGGAATTGTATCTGGAATTGATGATAATATCCTTCATCATCGGAATTCAATAATTCTTTCAGAAAGGAATGACAAATTTGAACTGGTTAATGTATATCCGAATCCAGTAATGGATGACCCAGTAAATTTTCAATTAAACATAAAGCAGGCTACTCAAATTCAGGTAGAATGGTTTGATGCACAAGGAAATATTTTAAGGACA